A genomic region of Podarcis raffonei isolate rPodRaf1 chromosome 13, rPodRaf1.pri, whole genome shotgun sequence contains the following coding sequences:
- the LOC128400422 gene encoding E3 ubiquitin-protein ligase TRIM56-like, translating into MAAKAPSLSEALTSGFLTCTICLERLRRPKILPCLHSYCQECLRKLAGGRKELQCPECRERVALPEGGVGALRTNFFINGLLDLVRPTGEAEPTCSLCPLIGQETSQPAVSHCLDCADDMCQDCASGHRCSRLTHLHRVVAMKDYLSGEHDEEIRKRQALQCKEHTGEELRFFCTPCAVVLCRECRLGAHLQHPCLPLAEAAQARRPVIVELLAGVEETVQVIRTGRASLEREAARLQVREASIRDAVEQACSRAVQRLLAQQEEVLAQLADYVKERQKACQALCSDLEFQEQVASSTVAFAQKVLSLGREVEIVSLEQVICERLRHLQGFSWEPLATRLPCLEVDAEIEGSGPRLFHLEFREESPTGVPESPQEAATKGAKKKTHLPEGPQEEATKGAKKETHLPEGPQEEATKGAKKETHLPCLEVNAEIPTGVPEGHKKAATKGAKKKRRKQQQQVPPVKEGFHMTTLILRGCQQAVAPVPPPKVPGTPLLTPKPLFSCSFCVKSPSDQKCPLVTGLCPFGSGELLVADNQNKNLKRFSLQGEFKGTVPVPSGVAPVSVATVGSKVAFTAGSCLYLLNAEGELVWQKALGQGQASHAVAALGGDRVAVCVAGQLEVYDLEGRLLEKIVPEGSAERCLVFLANHKDGFVGSDWYHRSVVLFTRTGQLVAECSEEQLGECQPGGVCADVMGIIYVVLRELNKVVAFSPRGEKLGAFLAAKNSINRPRVVTVVGKRRFAVALSNGTVHIFRIRYQGK; encoded by the coding sequence ATGGCTGCCAAGGCCCCGTCCCTCTCCGAAGCCCTCACCAGCGGCTTCCTGACCTGCACCATCTGCCTGGAGCGCCTCCGCCGCCCCAAGATCCTTCCCTGCCTGCACAGCTACTGCCAGGAGTGCCTGCGGAAGTTGGCAGGGGGCCGGAAGGAGCTTCAGTGCCCTGAGTGCCGTGAGCGGGTGGCCCTCCCAGAGGGGGGTGTGGGCGCCCTCCGGACCAACTTCTTCATCAACGGCCTGCTGGACCTGGTCCGCCCCACAGGGGAGGCAGAGCCAACCTGCAGCCTCTGTCCGCTCATTGGCCAGGAGACCAGCCAGCCGGCCGTCTCCCACTGCCTGGACTGCGCCGACGACATGTGCCAGGACTGCGCCAGCGGGCACCGCTGCTCCCGCCTCACCCACCTCCACCGCGTGGTGGCCATGAAGGACTACCTCTCCGGAGAGCACGACGAGGAGATCCGGAAGCGCCAGGCGCTGCAGTGCAAGGAGCACACCGGCGAGGAGCTGCGCTTCTTCTGCACGCCTTGTGCCGTCGTCCTCTGCCGGGAGTGCCGGCTGGGGGCCCACCTCCAGCACCCTTGCCTGCCCCTGGCTGAGGCGGCCCAGGCCCGCCGGCCGGTCATCGTGGAGCTCCTGGCCGGGGTGGAGGAGACGGTGCAGGTCATCCGGACGGGGAGGGCCAGCCTGGAGAGGGAGGCTGCGCGGCTGCAGGTGCGCGAGGCTAGCATCCGGGATGCGGTGGAGCAGGCGTGCTCGCGGGCGGTGCAGCGGCTGCTGGCGCAGCAGGAGGAGGTCCTGGCCCAGCTGGCGGACTACGTGAAGGAGCGGCAGAAGGCCTGCCAGGCCCTCTGCTCCGATCTGGAGTTCCAAGAGCAGGTGGCCTCCAGCACCGTGGCCTTTGCCCAGAAGGTGCTGAGTCTGGGGAGGGAGGTGGAGATTGTCTCCCTGGAGCAGGTCATCTGTGAGCGTCTCAGGCATCTGCAGGGCTTCTCCTGGGAGCCGCTGGCCACCCGCCTGCCCTGCCTGGAGGTTGACGCTGAGATCGAGGGCAGCGGCCCCCGCCTGTTCCACCTGGAGTTCCGAGAGGAGAGCCCCACTGGAGTGCCAGAGAGCCCCCAGGAGGCGGCTACAAAAGGGGCAAAGAAGAAGACCCATCTGCCAGAGGGCCCCCAGGAGGAGGCCACAAAAGGGGCAAAGAAAGAGACCCACCTGCCAGAGGGCCCCCAGGAGGAGGCCACAAAAGGGGCAAAGAAAGAGACCCACCTGCCCTGCCTGGAGGTCAACGCTGAGATCCCCACTGGAGTGCCGGAGGGCCACAAGAAGGCGGCCACAAAAGgggcaaagaagaagaggaggaagcaacagcagcaggtgcCGCCTGTCAAGGAGGGATTCCACATGACCACCCTCATCCTCAGGGGCTGCCAGCAAGCCGTAGCCCCTGTGCCTCCTCCCAAGGTCCCAGGAACCCCCCTTCTGACACCCAAGCCTCTCTTCTCATGTAGCTTCTGCGTCAAGAGCCCCAGCGACCAAAAGTGCCCCCTGGTCACAGGGCTCTGCCCCTTtggctctggagagctgctggtggCCGACAATCAAAACAAGAATCTGAAGCGCTTCTCCCTGCAGGGGGAGTTCAAGGGCACTGTCCCCGTCCCCAGTGGCGTGGCCCCGGTCAGCGTGGCCACTGTGGGCAGCAAGGTGGCCTTCACGGCTGGCTCCTGCCTCTACCTCCTGAATGCTGAGGGTGAGCTGGTGTGGCAGAAGGCCCTGGGGCAGGGGCAAGCCAGCCACGCCGTGGCAGCACTGGGGGGAGACCGTGTGGCGGTGTGTGTGGCTGGGCAGTTGGAGGTGTACGACCTGGAGGGGCGGCTGCTGGAGAAGATTGTGCCCGAGGGCAGTGCAGAGAGGTGCCTCGTCTTCCTGGCCAACCACAAGGACGGCTTTGTGGGCTCGGACTGGTACCACCGCAGCGTGGTCCTGTTCACCAGGACGGGGCAGCTGGTGGCCGAGTGCTCTGAGGAGCAGCTGGGCGAGTGCCAGCCAGGGGGCGTCTGTGCTGACGTCATGGGCATCATTTATGTGGTCCTGCGGGAGCTGAACAAGGTGGTGGCCTTCTCCCCCAGAGGGGAGAAGTTGGGGGCGTTCCTTGCTGCCAAGAACAGCATCAACCGGCCGCGGGTGGTCACAGTGGTTGGGAAGCGGCGCTTTGCCGTGGCTCTGAGCAACGGCACCGTCCACATCTTCCGGATCAGGTATCAGGGCAAGTGA
- the LOC128400205 gene encoding E3 ubiquitin-protein ligase TRIM56-like, producing the protein MAAKAPSLSEALTSGFLTCTICLERLRRPKILPCLHSYCQECLRKLAGGRKELQCPECRERVALPEGGVGALRTNFFINGLLDLVRPTGEAEPTCSLCPLIGQETSRPAVSRCLDCADDMCQDCASGHRCSRLTHLHRVVAMKDYLSGEHDEEIRKRQALQCKEHTGEELRFFCTPCAVVLCRECRLGAHLQHPCLPLAEAAQARRPVIVELLAGVEETVQVIRTGRASLEREAARLQVREASIRDAVEEACSRAVQRLLAQQEEVLAQLADYVKEQQKACQALCSDLEFQEQVASSTVAFAQKVLSLGREVEIVSLEQVICERLRHLQGFSWEPLATRLPCLEVNAEIEGSGPRLFHLEFREESPTGVPESPQEAATKGAKKKTHLPCLEVDAEIEGSGPRLFHPEFREESPTGVPEGPQEVATKGAKKETHLPCLEVNAEIPTGVPEGHKKAATKGAKKKRRKQQQQVPPVKEGFHMTTLILRGCQQAVAPVPPPKVPGTPLLTPKPLFSCSFCVKSPSDQKCPLVTGLCPFGSGELLVADNQNKNLKRFSLQGEFKGTVPVPSGVAPVSLATVGSKVAFTAGSCLYLLNAEGELVWQKALGQGQASHAVAALGENHLAVCVAGQLEVYDLEGRLLEKIVPEGSGERCLVFLANHKDGFVGSDWYHRSVVLFTRTGQLVAECSEEQLGECQPGGICADVMGIIYVVLRELNKVVAFSPSGEDLGAFLTAENSIDQPRVVTVAREGRFAVALSNGTVHIFRIRYQGK; encoded by the coding sequence ATGGCTGCCAAGGCCCCATCCCTCTCCGAAGCCCTCACCAGCGGCTTCCTGACCTGCACCATCTGCCTGGAGCGCCTCCGCCGCCCCAAGATCCTTCCCTGCCTGCACAGCTACTGCCAGGAGTGCCTGCGGAAGTTGGCAGGGGGCCGGAAGGAGCTTCAGTGCCCTGAGTGCCGTGAGCGGGTGGCCCTCCCAGAGGGGGGCGTGGGCGCCCTCCGGACCAACTTCTTCATCAACGGCCTGCTGGACCTGGTCCGCCCCACAGGGGAAGCAGAGCCCACCTGCAGCCTCTGTCCGCTCATCGGCCAGGAGACCAGCCGGCCGGCCGTCTCCCGCTGCCTGGACTGCGCCGACGACATGTGCCAGGACTGCGCCAGCGGGCACCGCTGCTCCCGCCTCACCCACCTCCACCGCGTGGTGGCCATGAAGGACTACCTCTCCGGAGAGCACGACGAGGAGATCCGGAAGCGCCAGGCGCTGCAGTGCAAGGAGCACACCGGCGAGGAGCTGCGCTTCTTCTGCACGCCTTGTGCCGTCGTCCTCTGCCGGGAGTGCCGGCTGGGGGCCCACCTCCAGCACCCTTGCCTGCCCCTGGCTGAGGCGGCCCAGGCCCGCCGGCCGGTCATCGTGGAGCTCCTGGCCGGGGTGGAGGAGACGGTGCAGGTCATCCGGACGGGGAGGGCCAGCCTGGAGAGGGAGGCTGCGCGGCTGCAGGTGCGCGAGGCTAGCATCCGGGATGCGGTGGAGGAGGCGTGCTCGCGGGCGGTGCAGCGGCTGCTGGCGCAGCAGGAGGAGGTCCTGGCCCAGCTGGCGGACTACGTGAAGGAGCAGCAGAAGGCCTGCCAGGCCCTCTGCTCCGATCTGGAGTTCCAAGAGCAGGTGGCCTCCAGCACCGTGGCCTTTGCCCAGAAGGTGCTGAGTCTGGGGAGGGAGGTGGAGATTGTCTCCCTGGAGCAGGTCATCTGTGAGCGTCTCAGGCATCTGCAGGGCTTCTCCTGGGAGCCGCTGGCCACCCGCCTGCCCTGCCTGGAGGTCAACGCTGAGATCGAGGGCAGCGGCCCCCGCCTGTTCCACCTGGAGTTCCGAGAGGAGAGCCCCACTGGAGTGCCGGAGAGCCCCCAGGAGGCAGCCACAAAAGGGGCAAAGAAGAAGACCCACTTGCCCTGCCTGGAGGTTGACGCTGAGATCGAGGGCAGCGGCCCCCGCCTGTTCCACCCGGAGTTCCGAGAGGAGAGCCCCACTGGAGTGCCGGAGGGCCCCCAGGAGGTGGCCACAAAAGGGGCAAAGAAAGAGACCCACCTGCCCTGCCTGGAGGTCAACGCTGAGATCCCCACTGGAGTGCCAGAGGGCCACAAGAAGGCGGCCACAAAAGgggcaaagaagaagaggaggaagcaacagcagcaggtgcCGCCTGTCAAGGAGGGATTCCACATGACCACCCTCATCCTCAGGGGCTGCCAGCAAGCCGTAGCCCCTGTGCCTCCTCCCAAGGTCCCAGGAACCCCCCTTCTGACACCCAAGCCTCTCTTCTCATGTAGCTTCTGCGTCAAGAGCCCCAGCGACCAAAAGTGCCCCCTGGTCACAGGGCTCTGCCCCTTtggctctggagagctgctggtggCCGACAATCAAAACAAGAATCTGAAGCGCTTCTCCCTGCAGGGGGAGTTCAAGGGCACTGTCCCCGTCCCCAGTGGCGTGGCCCCGGTCAGCTTGGCCACTGTGGGCAGCAAGGTGGCCTTCACGGCCGGCTCCTGCCTCTACCTCCTGAATGCTGAGGGTGAGCTGGTGTGGCAGAAGGCCCTGGGGCAGGGGCAGGCCAGCCACGCCGTGGCAGCACTGGGGGAAAACCATCTGGCAGTGTGTGTGGCTGGGCAGTTGGAGGTGTACGACCTGGAGGGGCGGCTGCTGGAGAAGATTGTGCCCGAGGGCAGTGGGGAGAGGTGCCTCGTCTTCCTGGCCAACCACAAGGACGGCTTTGTGGGCTCAGACTGGTACCACCGCAGCGTGGTCCTGTTCACCAGGACGGGGCAGCTGGTGGCCGAGTGCTCTGAGGAGCAGCTGGGCGAGTGCCAGCCAGGGGGCATCTGTGCTGACGTCATGGGCATCATTTACGTGGTCCTGCGGGAGCTGAACAAGGTGGTGGCCTTCTCCCCCAGCGGGGAGGATTTGGGGGCGTTCCTCACTGCCGAGAATAGCATCGACCAGCCGCGGGTGGTCACAGTGGCTAGGGAGGGGCGCTTTGCCGTGGCTCTGAGCAACGGCACCGTCCACATCTTCCGGATCAGGTATCAGGGCAAGTGA